GGCCTCGATCGGCTCTGCGACACGACGCCCGCTGCCGCACGCGAGCGCGGCGAGCTCGAGGTGCTCGTCTCGGAGCTGCACCACGTCGTGCGCCTCGTGCGCGAGCAGCTGTGGGACCTGCGAAGCGCACGTGAGCCCGACGCTGCCCTCGAGGAGGAGCTGCGCGAGCTCCTCGGGCGCGTGTCGCTTCGCTCGGGAGTTCGTACCCGGTTCGAGGTGACGGGATCGCACCGGCTCGAGCCAGCCGTCGAGGAGGAGCTGTGGCAGATTGCTCGCGAGGCGGTCCTCAACGCGGAGCGCCATGCGCGCGCGGACCTCATCTCGGTGCGCGTGGAGCGCGACGTTGGCGAGGTGCGCGTCGAGGTCTGCGACGACGGGCGTGGCCTCGACGGCACCGGCGAACGGCCGAGCTCCTTCGGCATCCTCGGCATGCGCGAGCGGGCGCGCTCGATCGGCGCAGTGCTCGACATCGCCGACCGTACGGGCGGAGGTACGACCGTCACGATCGTGCGGAGGAGCGACCAGGGTGACGCGGCTGCTGCTCGCTGAGGACCACACCGTCGTGCGCGAGGCGCTGCGCGCGTCCCTCCAGGAGGCGGGGTTCGAGGTCGTCGGCGCGGTCGGCGACGGGGTCGCGGCGGTGTCGTGCGCGCTGGCGACGTTGCCGGACGTCGTCCTCATGGACGTGTCGCTGCCCGCGAGCGACGGGATCAGCGCGACGCGCGAGCTCACGGCTCGCGTGCCCGCGGTGCGCGTCGTCGTCCTCACGATGTTCGACGACGACGAGACGCGCCAGCGCGCCGCCGACGCTGGCGCGGCGGGTTACCTCGTGAAGGATTGCCCGATGTCCCGTCTCGTCGCCGTCGTGCGGTCGGTCGCCGAGGGCGCGACGGGACTGCCGGCGTCGTCGTGGGCGCGCGGCGATCGGGGCAGCCGCCGCCACGAGCTGACCAGACGGGAGATCGAGGTCCTGAGGCTCGCCGGCGCGGGCGCCTC
The nucleotide sequence above comes from Acidimicrobiales bacterium. Encoded proteins:
- a CDS encoding response regulator transcription factor translates to MTRLLLAEDHTVVREALRASLQEAGFEVVGAVGDGVAAVSCALATLPDVVLMDVSLPASDGISATRELTARVPAVRVVVLTMFDDDETRQRAADAGAAGYLVKDCPMSRLVAVVRSVAEGATGLPASSWARGDRGSRRHELTRREIEVLRLAGAGASTAEIARHLFVSARTAKNHLASIYSKLGVRDRTQAVLAGLRLGIVELPGGAAARGGAETRPS